TACATCCGTTTCGATGAGAATGCGGTCGTCATCATCAACGACAACGGGGAGCCCAAGGCGACCCGTATCTTCGGTCCCGTGGCGCGTGAACTGCGCGAGAAGCGGTACATGAAGATTGTGTCGCTGGCGCCTGAGGTGCTCTGAGATGCGTAAGAACGTGTACTACAAGACGGACCGTGGACAGCGCCTCGGCGCTGGCCGCCACGCGCTGAAGGCGTCGCGTGAGGTCATCCACGTCACGAAGGGTGATACCGTCCGCATCATGCGCGGCGACGACAAGGGGAAGGAAGGGAAGGTCCTTCAGGTGTACCCCAAGACGGGCCGTATCAAGGTGGAAGGCATCAACATCGTGAAGAAGCACCGCAAGGCGCGTACAGCGGAAGAGACGAGCGGCATCATCGAGATGGCCGCGCCCTTCCACGCGTCGAACGCGATGTTGCTCGATTCGAAGACCGGCAAGCCGACGCGCACGAAGAAGCGCATCGACACCGACGGTACGAAGGAGCGCGTCGGCGTCAAGAGCGGTGAAGTCATTCCCCGCGCGCGCTGACCGGAGCATAGCATATGGCGACCAAGGAAAAGGCCGGCGGAAAGGCCGGCGCGAAGGCAGGTGGTAAGGCAGCTGGCAAGGGCGCCGCGAAGGGCGGAGCCGGAGCCAAGGGTGGCGGCGCGGCCGCGAAGGGGAAGGGCGGGAAGGCGGGCAAGGCTGGTCAGCCGCGTCAGGCCATCGACTTCACCAAGCGCGACCACGCGGGTGCGGGCTTGCCGGTAGCGGCGCCGCGTCTGCAGGCCCATTACGTGAACGTCGTCCGCGCGGCCCTGGCCACGCAGTTCGGCTTCACGAACGGACATCAGATTCCGTC
The DNA window shown above is from Gemmatimonas sp. and carries:
- the rplX gene encoding 50S ribosomal protein L24, translated to MHVTKGDTVRIMRGDDKGKEGKVLQVYPKTGRIKVEGINIVKKHRKARTAEETSGIIEMAAPFHASNAMLLDSKTGKPTRTKKRIDTDGTKERVGVKSGEVIPRAR